In Mycolicibacter virginiensis, the DNA window CGCAGTGAGACCTTCACCACCGCCGACGACAACCAGCCGTCGGTGCAGATCCAGGTCTTCCAGGGTGAGCGCGAGATCGCCTCGCACAACAAGCTGCTCGGCTCTTTCGAGCTCACCGGCATCCCGCCGGCCCCGCGCGGTGTCCCCCAGATCGAGGTCACCTTCGACATCGACGCCAACGGCATCGTGCACGTCACCGCCAAGGACAAGGGCACCGGCAAGGAGAACACGATCAAGATCCAGGAGGGCTCCGGCCTGTCCCAGGAGGAGATCGACCGGATGATCAAGGACGCCGAGGCGCACGCCGAGGAGGACCGCAAGCGTCGCGAAGAGGCCGACGTGCGCAACCAGGCCGAGTCGCTGGTCTACCAGACGGAGAAGTTCGTCAAGGAGCAGCGCGAAGCCGAAGGTGGGTCGAAGGTCCCCGAGGACACCCTGGGCAAGGTCGACGCAGCCATCGGCGACGCCAAGAAGGCGTTGGAGGGCACCGACATCGGCGCCATCAAGACCGCGATGGAGAAGCTCGGCGTCGAGTCGCAAGCGCTGGGTCAGGCGATCTACGAGGCCACTCAGGCTGAGCAGGCCGCCTCTGAAGGAGCGGGCGCTGGGTCCGGTGGCGACGACGACGTCGTGGACGCAGAGGTGGTCGACGACGGAGACACCAAGTGAGCGAAGAGAACTCACGCGAACAGTCTCCGGAGACCATCACCGTCACCGACAAGCGGCGCATTGACCCGGAAACCGGTGAGGTGCGGGAGAGTTCCTCCGGGCCGGCCCCTAGTGGGCCGGCGCCGGAGGAACGCGCCGCCAGCGACGACCAGGCCGACCAGGTCGCCGAGCTGACCGCCGACCTGCAGCGGGTACAGGCGGACTTCGCCAACTACCGCAAGCGGGCGCTGCGCGATCAGCAAGGTGTCGCCGACCGGGCCAAGGCCGCAGTGGTGACCGAATTTCTCGGGATCCTCGACGACCTGGACCGTGCCCGCAGCCACGGCGATTTGGAAGCGGGTCCGCTGAAAGCAGTGGCGGACAAGCTGACCGGTGTGCTCACTGGAATGGGACTGACATCGTTCGGCGCCGAGGGCGACGAGTTCGACCCGTCGCTGCACGAGGCGGTCCAGCATGAGGGCGACGGGACACACTCGGTGATCGGCACCGTCCTGCGGCAGGGCTACAAGCTCGGCGAGCAGGTGCTGCGGCACGCGATGGTCGGGGTGGTCGACACCGTCCCGGACGCCGGTGCCAACGGAGCGGTTGTCGACGGCGACACTGCTGAAGAGAATTGACAGGTAAGGAGGTGACGCGGCGTGGCTCAGCGCGAATGGGTCGAAAAGGACTTCTATAAGGAGTTGGGCGTCTCCTCCGACGCCAGCGAGAAAGAGATCAAGAGCGCCTACCGCAAGTTGGCCTCCGAACTGCATCCGGACCGCAACCCCAACAACCCGGCTGCCGCCGACCGCTTCAAGGCGGTTTCCGAGGCCTACAGCGTGTTGTCCGATGAGGCCAAACGCAAGGAGTACGACGAGACCCGTCGGCTGTTCGCCGGTGGCGGGTTCGGGCGGCGCTTCAACGGTGGCGGCGGATTCGGCGGCGGCAACTTCGATCGGTTCTCCACCGGCGGCGACGGCAGCGAATTTAACCTCAACGACCTGTTCGGCGCCGCCGGGCAGACCGGTGGGGCCAACATCGGTGATCTCTTCGGCGGCCTGTTCGGGCGTGGCGCGCAGCAGCGGCCCAGCCGGCCGCGGCGCGGCAACGACCTGGAGACCGACTCCGAGCTGAGCTTCCTGGAAGCCACCAAGGGCGTCGAGATGCCGCTGCGGCTGACCAGTGCCGCGCCGTGCACCAACTGTCATGGCAGCGGTGCCCGGCCAGGTACCAGCCCCCGGGTCTGCGTCTCTTGCAACGGATCCGGAGTGATCAGCAGCAATCAGGGCGCTTTTGGATTCTCGGAGCCGTGTACCGACTGCCGTGGCAGTGGGTCGATCATCGAGCACCCGTGTTCGGAGTGCAAGGGAACCGGGCGGGCAGCGCGAACCCGCACCATCAATGTGCGGATTCCCCCGGGTGTCGAAGACGGCCAGCGGATTCGGCTGGCGGGCCAGGGTGAGGCCGGTCTGCGTGGGGCGCCGTCGGGTGATCTGTACGTGACGGTGCGAGTGCGCCCGGACAAGGTCTTCGGGCGCGACGGCGACGACCTGACGGTCACCATCCCGGTGAGCTTCTCCGAGCTTGCCTTGGGTACCACGCTGTCGGTCCCGACACTGGACGGCAAAGTCGGTGTGCGGGTGCCGAAGGGAACCGCCGATGGGCGGATTCTGCGGGTACGGGGGCGCGGCGTGCCCAAGCGCGGCGGCGGAAGTGGCGACCTACTGGTCACCGTCAAGGTCGCGGTCCCACCGAATCTGGAGGGCCAGGCGCAAGAGGCGCTCGAGGCGTACGCGGCAGCGGAGCAGGCCAGCGGGTTCGACCCGCGGGCCGGATGGGCGGGTAATCGCTCATGAGCAAATCGGACAATGCCCGCACTTTCCTGATCTCGGTGGCTGCCGAGCTGGCCGGGATGCACGCGCAGACGCTGCGGACCTATGACCGGATCGGTTTGGTGAGTCCGCAGCGCAGCTCCGGCGGCGGACGCCGCTACTCCGAACGTGACGTCGACATGCTGCGCGAGGTGCAGCGGCTTTCGCACGACGAAGGCGTCAACCTCGCCGGCATCAAACGGATCATCGAGCTGACCAATCAGGTCGAGGCGCTGCAGTCGCGGGTCAAAGAGATGACGGCGGAGTTGGAGATGTTGCGCGCCAACCAGCGTCGAGAGATCGCGGTGGTGCCTAAGAGCACCGCCGTGGTGGTCTGGCAGCCGCGCCGCTAGCCGTTTGTCTCGTTGACTCTGCGTCCACCAGGCACCTCTCTCGCACTTTTGCCTGGTACACGCAGAGTCAACGAACTCGGATGGAGAATTGGGCTACGCCGGGCTGTCCAAAACGGGCCACCGGGTAGCCGCCGCGGCGCAGCGCGTCGGTGGGTGCGGCCATGGGTTCGAAACAGACCACGGCTTCGGTGGCCGGCGCATAGATCTGCGCCGCCGGATAGCCCTGGTCGAACCGCACCTCAATGCGCCGACCGCCGCCGGAGACTGCGAACACAGCTCCAGGTTCCACTTCGTCGAAACCGTGGTCGAACACGTTGTCGCCCAACAATTGTGTCGACGGCGGGTGCGGAGCGAGCGCGCCGGTCGGGATGTTGTGTGCGTCAACGATCCGGGACCGCATCGTCGGGGTCTCGATGACCCACTGCGCCCTGCGCACACCGGGAAGCTGAAGGTAAGGGTGAAAGCCGAAGCACAGCGGCACCGCCGTCTCGCTGGTGGCGGTGACCGTGGTGCGCACCGTCAAAGTGCGGTCCGCCAATGTGATGGCCAGCTCCAGCAGATGCGGGAACGGGAACGTCGCCAGCAGATCCGGGCGGGCTCCGAAGTCGATTTCCGCGGTCAACGCCGATGCCGAGCGCGCGCTCACCCGCCAGTCGGCATCCCCGGCGAGGGTGCCGTGGATCGGGGCGCCGTATTCGTCGGTGTGCACCCCGCCGACCCCAGGAGTGAGCGTTACCTCCGCGGAATCGACCCGGTAGTCGTTGCCGCTCAAGCGATTCGCCCAGGGATATAACAGCGGAATTCCCATGGTCTTCTGCTCGGCAACGTAGGCGGCCACGCCCCGGCGCTGGCCGAGCAGTTCCACGCCGTCGTCGCACAGTGACGTCCCGATCATGCCGGCGTTAGGGAAGAATGTCGCCGTCAGCGACGACGACGGATCGATCAACACGCACGGCTCGAGATCAGTCACTTCTCACTCCGACAAAGGGTCGTGTTGAATGCGTTCTGGGGGAGCCCCTTTGGCGACTAAAGCCGCCACGGTAGCCCGCGTCATCTCCGGGCCGCCACAGATCAGAATCTGGCGGTCGCCCCAGCTGCCGTAGCCGGTGACCACCTCCGCCAGCCGCCCGGTCTGCCGCACGTGCAACCCGCGCGGCGGGGTCACGTCGGGGTAGTCGGCGGCCCATTCCGGGTCGCGTGCGTACTCCGACACCGGGGTCACCGACAGCCACGGGTTGTGTGCAGCGATCTGCCACAGGGTGGGCAGGTCGTAGAGCTCGCAGGGATATCGGCCACCGAAGAACAGGTGTACCCGCGGATTCACACCCCAGCGGGTGAGGTCCATGATGATCGCCCGCAGCGGCGCCAGGCCGGTACTTCCGGCCACCATCAGCACGTCACCGGCGTCGCGGTCGACATGCAATCCGCCGTGGGGGCTGGACAGTCGCCACCGCTCGCCGGGCCGTGTTTCGTTGACGATGGCGGTGCTGACCAGGCCGGCGGGGACCGCGCGGACGTGAAACTCGATGGCCCCGGTCTCGTCGGCGGGCATGCTCGGGCTCAAGTAGCGCCACGATCGCGGGCACTGCGGCACCTCGACTTTGACGTACTGGCCCGGGTGATAGGGCAGCGGTTGGTCCAGCTGGATCCGCACGACGGCCATGTCGCGGGAGACCCGCAGGTGCTCGACGACGGTGCCGTCCCACCATGCCGGCCCCTCTTCGGCATCGGCGGCCCCGCCCATCACCCCGATGATCAGATTCAGCGCCTCGCGGGCGGCGTCGTCGACGGTCGCGGTCCAGCTGTCGGCCAACTCGTCACGCAGGGTGGCCAGAAGCACGTGGCCTACGACGTTGTAATGGCGTTGCGTCACACCGTACTTGCGGTGGTCACGGCCCAGTTGGGCCAGAAGCGCTACGGGTTCCTGTGCCCGTTGGTCGATGAATTCGCCGAGCACCCAGCTCATGGCATGCGCGAACGCGGCCCGCTGGGTGGTCAGATCGGCGGGGAACAGGTCACGCACCGAAGGGTCGGTGCCGAACCATCGGGTGAAGAACTGGGCGACTACGCCGGAACCGTCGGCCGGCACGGCAAACGCGTCATGCAGCACGCGCAACGCGTCGCGATCGTCCAGTCCCACGGCCGCGATCTTAATGCGGGCCGGCGGCGACGCCTGCTATAGCGCATGAATTCCGTTGTAGACCACCATCGCACCGATGAGTACCAGGATGACGGCGACCAGCGCGGCGTGCTGCTGCTCCATCCAGTTCTTCAGCCGGTTCAGCGCTGGGTCCAGTCGGTTGCTGGCCGCCAGGTATCCCAGAATCGGGATCAAGACCGACGATGCGGCCAGGACGACGAAAAATATGGCCGCCGGCCAACTGTCCTCGCTGCGCAGTCCAGCGCTGCCGATGGCCAGCCCGGCCGCTGCACACATGAACAGCACTTCCGGCCGAATCACGGCCAGCGCGGCGGCCGTCAGGCCAGCACGCAGCGGGGACATCGAGGTGAATGAGCGCATCCAGCGCGGCATCTCGCCGTGGCCGTGCCGGGTCACCCATCGGTAGACGCCGAACGCGATCAGCACCGCACCGACCACGATGCGCAACCACGATGCCCAGGTCGGTGGGGTCGTGTGTAAGCCGCCCAGCAGTCCGGATACGGCGATGAAGGCGGCGGTCAGGGCCGCCAGACCCACCAGCCAACCGACGAGAAAGGCCAGTCCGGTCTCGCGAGGGCGCGCGGTGTGCAGCACCAGCACGGCCGGGATGACGGTGATCGGTGAGAGCGCCACCACCAGCGCGAGCGGGATCAACGCGGTCCACACCGAAGCCAGGCTGGTCGTCATAGCAGCACCGTAGCCGACTGGATGGCACGGACCGGGCCGCGCAGAGCGTCACTCTTGCTAGATACCCATACGGGGTATAGGTTCGCAGAAGTATCTACGGAAGGCGGACATGTCACCCACGTCAGAATGTCGTGACCGGCCCCGCTGGAGCAAGCCCTCCGGACGCCGGTTCGGGGCGGCGGGAGTGGTTGCCGCGCTGACCTGCACGCTGGCCTGTTGCCTGCCGGCGATCCTGGTGGCGCTTGGCGTCGGCGCGTCGGCCGTGGCCGGTGCGGGGCACGCCGGGCACGGCACTGGCGGATCGTCGGGGTGGCTCGCCGCTGTGCTCGACATGCTGCACCGGATCAGTCCTGTGCTGCTGATCGTGTCGATCGTGCTCGTCACGGTGGCGTTCGCGCTGCGGCGCCGTGCGGCAGTGCTGCCGGCGTTGGTCGCAGGTGTGGTGCTCTACCTCAGCGTGCACGGGCAGGGCGATCCCGCCGTGATGTATGCGGGGATGGCGCTGGGCTACGGCGCCTGGATCGCGTTGTACCTGTGGACGCGTCCACCGCGCGGCGCCGGCTCGTGCCAGGAGTCAACTCTGTGACGGGGTTGCCAGGCTCAGCTCGGCGCGCACCAGGTCGGCCGCGAACTTCACCAGTTCGGCACGGCTGACGCGCAGACGGCCATCGGCCCAGTCGAGAACCAGCGTGGTGAGTGCTCCGGACAGTGCGCTGGCACTCATGGCTTGTGCGGCGGTGACGGGAGACGAATTGCCGATGCCGGATGGGCCGATCAGCGCTCCCAGTAGGCCGGGCAGGATGTCGGCGCGATGATCGGCCAACAGGCTGCTGGACTGCGGCTCCCGCAGCAGGATTCGTAGCCGACGGGGATCTTCCTCGAAATAGGCTGTCGCCCTGTCGAGTGCCACGCTGATCGGCGCCGCCTTGCCTGCGACGCCGGCCATGGTGGCGAGCAGCTCTGCGTTGCACCGGTCGTACACGGCCAGGATCAGCTCGTCTGTGTCGCTGAAGCTTTCGTAGAAGTAACGAAGGCTGAGCCCGGCGTCGCGGCACGCCGCGCGCATAGTGACGCCGGCCGTGCCCCCGGTGCCCAGCAGCTCCACCCCCGCCTCGATCAGCTGAGCCCGACGTGCCTGGGACCGGGCATCGTGGGTCTGGCCGCGCCACACCCGGGGCGCCCGTTGGCCGCCACCCATGTGCACCTCCGAATCGTGGGGAAGCTTGAGGATACGTTCCCACGCCTGCTTACATAGAGGAATCAGGCGATTCCAGTTGGCTGGAGGGTTGGGATATGTTCGACGAAGCGCGATTTCGCGAAGCCATCGCCAAGCCGCGGCTGCGCCAGCCGTTGCCGGAATATCTTCCCGGCAACCGGGCGGGCGGGAAGGTGAAGGTGCTCACCGAGCCTGAGCTCAACGCCATGACGCAGCAGTGGTTCGTCGACCTGGACCGCAAGATCGCCCACTACGCCGACCGCGGGATCGACGTGGCCTTCGCGGCCGAATGGGCCAAAAAGTATTGGTGGAGTTGGCTGATGCGGGACATGATGCTCCTATAGACGTCAAGCCGCGGTTTGGTGGGTGGTGGGTTGTTGGCGTAGGTGTTTGGTGAGGGTCCAGATTTCTCGGATGAGGTGGCGCTTGAGGCAGCGCATGATTTCGGGTTTGGTTTTGCCTTCGGTGATACGTCGGGCGACGTAGGCGCGGGTGGGTTCGTGGTATTTCATGCGGACGACGACGATGCGGTGCAGTGCGGCGTTGGCGCGGCGATGCCCGCCTCGGTTGAGCCGGTAGCGGCGGGTTTTGCCGCTGGAGGCCGGGATCGGGCAGGTGCCGCAGAGTTTGGCCAAGGCGGCTTCGTTGCGGATACGTTCGGCGTTGTCACCGAGTGCCATCAGCAGCTCTGAGGCGTTGTCGGGGCCGATCCCGACCGCGGCGGTCAGCTGCGGGGCGATCTGTTCAATGAGGGTGCCCAGTAGCTTTTCGTGCTCGGTGACTTCGTCGTTGAGGGCCAGCCAGCGTTGGGCGATGGCCCGCAGACTGTATTTGGCTGCTGCGGTCACCGAGGTGGTCGGGCCCGGCCGGAGGCTGGCGCAGCGGCGCAGCAGGGCCATGTTGGGCAGGGGTTGGAGGGTTTCGCGTAACTCGGCCGGTGCAGTGATCAGCACGGCCTTGAGTGACTGCATGGCCGTGGTGCGGGCTTTGACTGCGGCGTTCTTGGCGACTTTGATGTGCCGGATCATCTCCACCGTGCCGTCGTCGGTCTTGGGGATCGCCTCGGTGTGGCCGGCTAGCACCGCGCGAGCGGCATTTTCGGCGTCGAGCAGATCGGATTTGCCGCGGCGATGGCGGTCTTGGCGGTTGGGTCGCATCACCTCCAGCACATCGCTGCCGCTGCGACGTACCGCTGCGGCCAGGCCGCGGCCATAGGAGCCGGTGCCTTCAATCCCGAAGCTCGATGCGGTTCCGAACGTGCCGGCCCAGTCGATCAACGCGCGATATCCGCTGGTGTTCGCATCGAAGGTGGCCGTGGCCAATAGGGCGCCACGTTCATCGAGGACCGCCGCGGCGTGCAGGTGTTTATGGGTGTCGACACCGACGATGACTCGACCACCGGGGACTTGTGTTGGCATGATTGGTATCGCGACCTTTCAGCAGGGTTGTGACGCTGGCCGGTCGGGCCGGACAAGACTGTGATGGGACCTGAATTCCGGTCAGGCTCCTATGAGGTCACTGCCCGCCCGGTCAGCACCAGGGGCGCGACTGCCGAGCAGGCGACAGATCAAATCAAGGACACCCGCAAAGACGGGGTCAGTCGCTCAAGTGGGTCAACCCGCCCGACAGCCACTCAAATCTTCACAGTCGCTCAATCACGAGCTCTATACCCGGGACCTGCGCTACAAGGACCCCACCACCTTCGGCCGGATCATCGTGGGGCTCGAAGAATTCGAGCGCTACAACTTCTCCTTCCTCGACGCCATCCCGGACTGGCGCTACGACCCGCTGCCCGGGCAGGTCTATATCGACGTCACGCCGGAGGGCGAGACCCGGGTCATCGTTCGTTACATCGGCAGCGGGCACTTCAGCGGCACGCTGCGCTTCTACCCCTACGACGAGTCGGCCCCGGCCATCCACGGCGTCGGTACCTTCGTGCAGTGCACCGCGGTCGACCGGTACCACTTCAACACCGACGGACTGATGTATGAGGGCGAGACGCTGTTCGACCTGCTCGATGCCACCCAGTCGGCCGGCGTGCTGCCGTCGGATGACAGTTGGCTGTTCCGGGCCCTGATGGGCGCCTCCCGGCTGCCTAGATTGGTGCAGAACGCGCGCCGCACGCTGCGCCTGGGCTGAAACGGACCGCTGCCCGGCAAGAAAAATAGACTTGAGCGGAACAGACTCAACCTTGACGACGTTGGACAACACGACAAGCATTTTTGGCGGGCCCGTGTAGGCCCGCTCTGACCCCGAATGGAGGTGTCGTGGACTCGTTCAACCCGACCACCAAGACGCAGGCAGCCCTGACCGCGGCTTTGCAGACGGCCACCGCCGCCGGCAACCCTGAAATCCGGCCTGCCCATCTGCTGCAGGCCCTGCTTACCCAGAACGACGGGATCGCTGCGCCGCTGCTGGAGGCGGTCGGGGTGAACCCGGCGACGGTCCGCGACGAAGCCCAGCGTCTGATTGATCTGGCGCCGCAGGTCACCAGCTCCAACGCGCAGCCGCAGTTGTCCCGCGACTCCCTGGCCGCGATCACCGTGGCCCAGCAGCTGGCCACCGAACTCGACGACGAGTACGTCTCGACCGAGCACCTGATGGTGGGATTGGCGACCGGCGACTCCGATGTCGCCAAGCTGCTGACCGGCCACGGTGCTTCCCCGCAAGCGTTGCGGGAGGCGTTCGTCAAGGTGCGCGGTAGCGCTCGGGTCACCAGCCCCGACCCGGAGGCCAGCTATCAGGCGTTGGAGAAGTACTCCACCGATCTGACCGCGCGAGCCCGTGAAGGCAAGCTGGACCCGGTGATCGGTCGTGACACCGAGATCCGCCGAGTGGTACAGGTTTTGAGCCGGCGCACCAAGAACAACCCGGTACTCATCGGTGAGCCCGGCGTTGGCAAGACCGCGATCGTCGAGGGCCTGGCCCAGCGCATTGTCGCCGGCGACGTCCCGGACAGCCTGCGCGACAAGACCGTCGTCAGCCTGGATCTGGGCTCGATGGTGGCCGGCGCCAAGTACCGCGGCGAGTTCGAGGAACGCCTCAAGGCCGTGCTGGACGAGATCAAAGACTCTGCCGGGCAGATCATCACGTTCATCGACGAGCTGCACACCATCGTGGGCGCCGGTGCCACCGGTGAGGGCGCGATGGACGCCGGCAACATGATCAAGCCGATGCTGGCGCGCGGTGAACTGCGGTTGGTCGGCGCCACCACGCTGGAGGAGTACCGCAAGTACATCGAGAAGGACGCTGCCCTGGAGCGTCGTTTCCAGCAGGTCTACGTCGGTGAACCCTCGGCCGAAGACACCATCGGCATCCTGCGTGGCCTCAAGGACCGCTACGAGGTACACCACGGTGTGCGCATCACCGACTCCGCGCTCGTGGCTGCCGCCACTCTTTCTGACCGCTACATCACCGCAAGGTTCTTGCCGGACAAGGCGATTGACTTGGTGGATGAGGCCGCTTCGCGGCTGCGGATGGAGATCGACTCGCGGCCCGTGGAGATCGACGAGGTCGAGCGACTCGTGCGCCGGCTGGAAATCGAAGAGATGGCGCTGAGCAAGGAATCCGACGACGCGTCCAAGGACCGGTTGGAGAAGCTGCGTAGCGAGCTGGCCGATTACAAGGAGAAGCTGGCGCAGCTGACGACCCGGTGGCAGAACGAGAAGGGTGCCATCGACATCGTCCGTGAGCTCAAGGAGCAACTGGAAGCGCTGCGCGGCGAGTCCGACCGAGCCGAACGCGACGGCGACCTGGCCAAGGCCGCCGAGTTGCGCTACGGCCGAATTCCCGAGGTGGAGAAGAAACTCGAAGCGGCACTGCCCAATGCGCAGGCCCGCGAAGACGTCATGCTCAAGGAAGAGGTCGGCCCCGACGACATCGCCGATGTGGTGAGTGCCTGGACCGGCATCCCAGCCGGCCGGCTGCTGGAAGGTGAGACCGCCAAGCTGCTGCGCATGGAAGAGGAACTGGGCAAGCGGGTCGTCGGGCAACGCAAGCCGGTGCAGGCTGTCTCAGATGCGGTGCGGCGCAGCCGGGCCGGGGTCGCCGACCCCAACCGGCCGACGGGCTCGTTCCTTTTCCTGGGCCCCACTGGAGTGGGCAAGACCGAGTTGGCCAAGGCGTTGGCCGACTTCCTGTTCGACGACGAACGGGCCATGGTCCGCATCGACATGAGCGAGTACGGCGAGAAGCACTCGGTGGCTCGCCTGGTCGGTGCGCCTCCGGGTTACGTCGGCTACGACCAGGGCGGTCAGCTGACCGAGGCGGTGCGTCGCCGGCCCTACACCGTGGTGCTGTTCGACGAGGTGGAAAAGGCCCACCCGGACGTGTTCGACGTGCTGCTGCAGGTCCTCGACGAGGGCCGGCTCACCGACGGCCAGGGCCGCACGGTGGACTTCCGCAACACGATCCTGATCTTGACCTCCAACCTGGGGTCCGGTGGCACCGAGGAGCAGGTGATGGCCGCGGTGCGGGCGGCGTTCAAGCCGGAGTTCATCAACCGGCTCGACGACGTGCTGATCTTCGAGGGCCTCAACCCCGAGGAACTGGTGCAGATCGTCGACATCCAGCTGCAGCAGTTGGCCAAGCGGCTGGCCCAGCGGCGGCTGACCATCGAGGTGTCGCTGGAGGCCAAGAAGTGGTTGGCCCACCGCGGATTCGACCCGGTCTACGGGGCGCGTCCACTGCGCCGGTTGATCCAACAGGCCATCGGCGACCAGTTGGCCAAGATGTTGCTGGCCGGTGAGGTGCACGACGGTGACATCGTGCCGATCAACATCAGCGCGGACGG includes these proteins:
- the grpE gene encoding nucleotide exchange factor GrpE — translated: MSEENSREQSPETITVTDKRRIDPETGEVRESSSGPAPSGPAPEERAASDDQADQVAELTADLQRVQADFANYRKRALRDQQGVADRAKAAVVTEFLGILDDLDRARSHGDLEAGPLKAVADKLTGVLTGMGLTSFGAEGDEFDPSLHEAVQHEGDGTHSVIGTVLRQGYKLGEQVLRHAMVGVVDTVPDAGANGAVVDGDTAEEN
- the dnaJ gene encoding molecular chaperone DnaJ; the protein is MAQREWVEKDFYKELGVSSDASEKEIKSAYRKLASELHPDRNPNNPAAADRFKAVSEAYSVLSDEAKRKEYDETRRLFAGGGFGRRFNGGGGFGGGNFDRFSTGGDGSEFNLNDLFGAAGQTGGANIGDLFGGLFGRGAQQRPSRPRRGNDLETDSELSFLEATKGVEMPLRLTSAAPCTNCHGSGARPGTSPRVCVSCNGSGVISSNQGAFGFSEPCTDCRGSGSIIEHPCSECKGTGRAARTRTINVRIPPGVEDGQRIRLAGQGEAGLRGAPSGDLYVTVRVRPDKVFGRDGDDLTVTIPVSFSELALGTTLSVPTLDGKVGVRVPKGTADGRILRVRGRGVPKRGGGSGDLLVTVKVAVPPNLEGQAQEALEAYAAAEQASGFDPRAGWAGNRS
- a CDS encoding heat shock protein transcriptional repressor HspR, translating into MSKSDNARTFLISVAAELAGMHAQTLRTYDRIGLVSPQRSSGGGRRYSERDVDMLREVQRLSHDEGVNLAGIKRIIELTNQVEALQSRVKEMTAELEMLRANQRREIAVVPKSTAVVVWQPRR
- a CDS encoding aldose 1-epimerase, with the protein product MTDLEPCVLIDPSSSLTATFFPNAGMIGTSLCDDGVELLGQRRGVAAYVAEQKTMGIPLLYPWANRLSGNDYRVDSAEVTLTPGVGGVHTDEYGAPIHGTLAGDADWRVSARSASALTAEIDFGARPDLLATFPFPHLLELAITLADRTLTVRTTVTATSETAVPLCFGFHPYLQLPGVRRAQWVIETPTMRSRIVDAHNIPTGALAPHPPSTQLLGDNVFDHGFDEVEPGAVFAVSGGGRRIEVRFDQGYPAAQIYAPATEAVVCFEPMAAPTDALRRGGYPVARFGQPGVAQFSIRVR
- a CDS encoding FAD-binding oxidoreductase gives rise to the protein MGLDDRDALRVLHDAFAVPADGSGVVAQFFTRWFGTDPSVRDLFPADLTTQRAAFAHAMSWVLGEFIDQRAQEPVALLAQLGRDHRKYGVTQRHYNVVGHVLLATLRDELADSWTATVDDAAREALNLIIGVMGGAADAEEGPAWWDGTVVEHLRVSRDMAVVRIQLDQPLPYHPGQYVKVEVPQCPRSWRYLSPSMPADETGAIEFHVRAVPAGLVSTAIVNETRPGERWRLSSPHGGLHVDRDAGDVLMVAGSTGLAPLRAIIMDLTRWGVNPRVHLFFGGRYPCELYDLPTLWQIAAHNPWLSVTPVSEYARDPEWAADYPDVTPPRGLHVRQTGRLAEVVTGYGSWGDRQILICGGPEMTRATVAALVAKGAPPERIQHDPLSE
- a CDS encoding GAP family protein encodes the protein MTTSLASVWTALIPLALVVALSPITVIPAVLVLHTARPRETGLAFLVGWLVGLAALTAAFIAVSGLLGGLHTTPPTWASWLRIVVGAVLIAFGVYRWVTRHGHGEMPRWMRSFTSMSPLRAGLTAAALAVIRPEVLFMCAAAGLAIGSAGLRSEDSWPAAIFFVVLAASSVLIPILGYLAASNRLDPALNRLKNWMEQQHAALVAVILVLIGAMVVYNGIHAL
- a CDS encoding TetR/AcrR family transcriptional regulator, with amino-acid sequence MGGGQRAPRVWRGQTHDARSQARRAQLIEAGVELLGTGGTAGVTMRAACRDAGLSLRYFYESFSDTDELILAVYDRCNAELLATMAGVAGKAAPISVALDRATAYFEEDPRRLRILLREPQSSSLLADHRADILPGLLGALIGPSGIGNSSPVTAAQAMSASALSGALTTLVLDWADGRLRVSRAELVKFAADLVRAELSLATPSQS
- a CDS encoding IS110 family transposase; the encoded protein is MPTQVPGGRVIVGVDTHKHLHAAAVLDERGALLATATFDANTSGYRALIDWAGTFGTASSFGIEGTGSYGRGLAAAVRRSGSDVLEVMRPNRQDRHRRGKSDLLDAENAARAVLAGHTEAIPKTDDGTVEMIRHIKVAKNAAVKARTTAMQSLKAVLITAPAELRETLQPLPNMALLRRCASLRPGPTTSVTAAAKYSLRAIAQRWLALNDEVTEHEKLLGTLIEQIAPQLTAAVGIGPDNASELLMALGDNAERIRNEAALAKLCGTCPIPASSGKTRRYRLNRGGHRRANAALHRIVVVRMKYHEPTRAYVARRITEGKTKPEIMRCLKRHLIREIWTLTKHLRQQPTTHQTAA
- a CDS encoding nuclear transport factor 2 family protein; its protein translation is MGQPARQPLKSSQSLNHELYTRDLRYKDPTTFGRIIVGLEEFERYNFSFLDAIPDWRYDPLPGQVYIDVTPEGETRVIVRYIGSGHFSGTLRFYPYDESAPAIHGVGTFVQCTAVDRYHFNTDGLMYEGETLFDLLDATQSAGVLPSDDSWLFRALMGASRLPRLVQNARRTLRLG
- the clpB gene encoding ATP-dependent chaperone ClpB, whose amino-acid sequence is MDSFNPTTKTQAALTAALQTATAAGNPEIRPAHLLQALLTQNDGIAAPLLEAVGVNPATVRDEAQRLIDLAPQVTSSNAQPQLSRDSLAAITVAQQLATELDDEYVSTEHLMVGLATGDSDVAKLLTGHGASPQALREAFVKVRGSARVTSPDPEASYQALEKYSTDLTARAREGKLDPVIGRDTEIRRVVQVLSRRTKNNPVLIGEPGVGKTAIVEGLAQRIVAGDVPDSLRDKTVVSLDLGSMVAGAKYRGEFEERLKAVLDEIKDSAGQIITFIDELHTIVGAGATGEGAMDAGNMIKPMLARGELRLVGATTLEEYRKYIEKDAALERRFQQVYVGEPSAEDTIGILRGLKDRYEVHHGVRITDSALVAAATLSDRYITARFLPDKAIDLVDEAASRLRMEIDSRPVEIDEVERLVRRLEIEEMALSKESDDASKDRLEKLRSELADYKEKLAQLTTRWQNEKGAIDIVRELKEQLEALRGESDRAERDGDLAKAAELRYGRIPEVEKKLEAALPNAQAREDVMLKEEVGPDDIADVVSAWTGIPAGRLLEGETAKLLRMEEELGKRVVGQRKPVQAVSDAVRRSRAGVADPNRPTGSFLFLGPTGVGKTELAKALADFLFDDERAMVRIDMSEYGEKHSVARLVGAPPGYVGYDQGGQLTEAVRRRPYTVVLFDEVEKAHPDVFDVLLQVLDEGRLTDGQGRTVDFRNTILILTSNLGSGGTEEQVMAAVRAAFKPEFINRLDDVLIFEGLNPEELVQIVDIQLQQLAKRLAQRRLTIEVSLEAKKWLAHRGFDPVYGARPLRRLIQQAIGDQLAKMLLAGEVHDGDIVPINISADGESLVLG